One region of Vallitalea okinawensis genomic DNA includes:
- a CDS encoding DUF58 domain-containing protein — MIFTRIFYLLLTIASGVVIYFNGGVIPSLIFFILLFLPLVSFLHLLFARFTFTYDESIDTERIIKGNRIHYNYRFKNRTIIPYPPIRIIFSGDREVFEDHHYVSNNVHLLPFDHHEISIPLKCLYWGEYKIGIDRVVFKDFLGLFRVKKRNKDPFMILVYPRVIPLKNITIRPALMETYRNIHQLAKGNKEIVSDIRSYRYGDTLHDIHWKLSSKHNELLVKNYHDIKNNNISMFIDLYPITHKAKIQIMDKIIETSVAVINHCLQNSLPLEIYTSEYAHDFKIAEQFQEAYEHVSKVYFRSSFSINSLVISKTLACHDSHNKNLIIVTSHLNNELLGSIHELANATYKIYLFFISPKTLSAKDKESYRDLLQNNSIHPFFVNLDDHITELYEGV; from the coding sequence ATGATTTTTACTCGTATTTTTTACCTCTTGTTGACTATAGCTTCAGGTGTAGTCATCTATTTTAATGGAGGTGTTATACCATCACTAATTTTTTTCATATTGCTTTTCTTACCTTTGGTAAGCTTTTTACACTTACTATTTGCTAGATTTACCTTTACCTATGATGAATCTATTGATACAGAACGTATTATAAAAGGTAATCGAATTCATTATAACTATCGCTTTAAGAACAGAACCATTATCCCCTATCCACCTATACGAATCATCTTCTCTGGAGATCGTGAAGTTTTTGAAGATCATCATTATGTGAGTAATAACGTTCATCTTCTTCCTTTTGATCATCATGAGATTAGTATTCCTCTCAAATGTCTTTATTGGGGTGAATATAAAATCGGTATAGATCGTGTTGTCTTCAAAGATTTTCTTGGTCTATTTCGTGTAAAGAAAAGAAACAAGGACCCTTTTATGATATTGGTATATCCTCGCGTTATCCCTCTTAAGAACATAACCATTCGACCTGCTTTGATGGAAACCTATCGTAATATTCATCAGCTAGCAAAAGGGAATAAAGAGATTGTTTCAGATATCAGGAGTTATCGTTACGGTGATACACTTCACGATATTCACTGGAAGTTATCTAGTAAACATAATGAATTGTTAGTAAAAAACTATCACGACATCAAGAACAATAATATTTCTATGTTTATCGACCTATATCCTATTACCCACAAAGCTAAAATACAAATCATGGATAAAATTATTGAAACTTCTGTGGCGGTCATCAATCACTGTCTTCAAAATAGTCTCCCACTGGAAATCTATACGTCTGAATACGCTCATGACTTTAAAATTGCAGAGCAATTCCAGGAAGCTTATGAACATGTATCAAAGGTCTATTTCCGCTCTAGCTTTAGTATAAACTCTTTAGTGATTAGTAAAACCTTAGCTTGTCATGATTCTCATAATAAAAATCTGATCATCGTAACAAGCCATTTAAACAACGAGCTTCTGGGCAGTATACATGAATTAGCTAATGCTACCTACAAAATATATCTTTTCTTTATCTCACCTAAAACCTTATCAGCAAAAGATAAAGAAAGTTATAGAGATTTATTGCAAAACAATAGCATCCATCCTTTTTTCGTTAATCTCGATGACCATATTACGGAACTATATGAGGGGGTGTAA
- a CDS encoding DUF4129 domain-containing transglutaminase family protein, with amino-acid sequence MKKSYSIGNYVVRNFLIACFNLSIVFGLITLLNYELTLYEVIKISFILILMIALTFYNRVTFTTAMFLLFIFLGASVLDKEDSGFNLYYFIGDFIDAIQHSMVSHKFPTYFQDTMLTVIILSLDLVLYFFEFRLKRFNPIIIILPGLLLYTLPGFFNMNASFEGFLLFAFASMLYYMMYQYRKNDNSNALQYLVGFVLTAVFSLMVLTSSAYVHVNYPDSLNFIKDIAYYVQSLDIFEDSPLNGGTVVYDYQKTNFEGLENQDQTVVMTLTKSDADYLIGTTYLEYEDNNWAKSSDELSISIELDTYYSTLLEQSLFGIHHLRMLSYGVPLNELTLPNTLTLEDYPIKADEMTIEYNNLVSYALFKPYNVQGIIPDSAMATTENEYTLSFQDNISARYPLKQGTTYEVSSIHYNFDDPVFHNYLRQSYIGLDTDLTEGRDLAYRKDSLATTEAYMNIPDTIDPEVYTLTENITAPYQTNYDKVRAIESYLASQFTYTLDVPPVPENADFISYFLLETGEGYCTYYASSMAMMVRMLGLPSRYVTGYRIPSIDMEEYENIYDPDLMDTETVTIREQNAHAWVEVYFEGFGWMPFEPTAPFFTSYRNALPEEEVITPFDPTDIANQPETPDEETVFLTEEMKGRIKLIFWILLLLSPFMYKTYRVISFKAQNNTNKVIFAYKRILYGYKLLKLGKQPYETASDYCKRVHHELWYIDDSFDDVTKIFEKARYSSDNITDEEVDILITYLLFIKDKINKQYFLIKPIKFWLKY; translated from the coding sequence ATGAAAAAAAGCTATAGTATTGGTAATTATGTCGTAAGGAATTTTCTCATAGCCTGTTTTAACCTTAGCATTGTTTTTGGGTTAATCACATTGTTGAACTATGAATTAACTTTGTACGAAGTTATTAAGATTTCTTTCATCTTGATCCTCATGATTGCCTTAACCTTTTATAATCGTGTTACATTTACAACAGCCATGTTTTTACTTTTTATATTCCTAGGAGCTTCGGTTCTTGATAAAGAGGACTCGGGATTTAACCTCTATTATTTTATCGGTGATTTTATTGATGCTATACAACACTCTATGGTTTCACACAAGTTCCCAACCTATTTTCAAGACACCATGCTGACTGTAATTATCCTTTCATTAGATTTGGTATTGTATTTCTTCGAGTTTAGATTAAAACGTTTCAATCCCATTATCATCATCTTGCCGGGTCTACTACTCTATACATTACCAGGCTTTTTCAACATGAATGCGAGTTTTGAAGGTTTCTTATTGTTTGCTTTTGCATCCATGCTTTATTACATGATGTATCAATACCGAAAAAATGACAACAGTAACGCACTACAGTATCTCGTAGGTTTTGTATTAACAGCTGTTTTCTCACTCATGGTTTTAACGTCATCCGCCTATGTACATGTAAATTACCCAGACTCTTTAAATTTTATTAAAGATATCGCCTATTATGTACAAAGTTTGGATATATTCGAGGATTCACCTTTGAATGGTGGAACTGTTGTCTACGACTACCAAAAAACAAACTTTGAAGGTCTAGAAAATCAGGATCAAACAGTTGTCATGACATTGACAAAATCAGATGCAGATTATTTAATTGGTACGACCTACCTTGAGTATGAGGATAATAATTGGGCCAAGTCATCAGATGAATTGAGTATCTCTATTGAACTGGATACTTACTATTCAACTTTATTAGAGCAAAGTCTTTTTGGTATTCATCATTTACGTATGTTATCCTATGGGGTTCCATTAAATGAATTAACCTTACCTAATACCTTAACCTTAGAAGATTATCCTATCAAAGCAGATGAAATGACGATTGAATATAATAATCTAGTCAGTTATGCTTTATTTAAACCTTATAATGTTCAGGGTATTATACCTGACAGTGCAATGGCAACTACTGAGAATGAATATACCCTCTCTTTTCAAGATAACATATCAGCTAGGTATCCATTAAAACAAGGTACTACTTATGAGGTAAGTTCTATTCATTACAATTTTGATGACCCAGTTTTTCATAACTATTTGAGGCAAAGTTATATTGGTTTAGATACTGATCTTACCGAAGGTAGAGATTTAGCTTATCGCAAAGATTCATTAGCAACAACTGAAGCTTATATGAATATTCCGGATACCATCGACCCAGAAGTTTATACTTTGACTGAAAACATTACTGCACCTTATCAAACCAATTATGATAAGGTAAGGGCTATTGAATCTTATCTAGCTAGTCAGTTTACTTATACATTGGATGTACCTCCTGTACCTGAAAATGCTGATTTTATCTCATACTTTTTACTTGAAACAGGAGAAGGTTATTGTACTTACTACGCTTCTTCAATGGCTATGATGGTGCGTATGCTTGGATTGCCGAGCCGCTATGTGACTGGATACCGTATACCATCTATTGATATGGAAGAATACGAAAACATTTACGATCCTGACCTCATGGATACAGAAACAGTTACTATCCGTGAACAAAATGCTCACGCGTGGGTTGAAGTCTATTTTGAAGGTTTTGGTTGGATGCCATTTGAGCCAACAGCACCCTTTTTTACATCCTATAGAAATGCCCTACCGGAAGAAGAAGTTATTACACCTTTTGATCCAACAGATATAGCTAACCAGCCTGAAACACCTGATGAAGAAACAGTGTTTCTTACGGAAGAAATGAAAGGTCGCATCAAGTTAATCTTCTGGATTTTGTTATTATTATCACCATTTATGTATAAAACCTATCGAGTCATCAGCTTCAAAGCACAAAATAACACCAATAAAGTTATATTTGCTTATAAAAGAATCTTATATGGTTATAAATTATTGAAGCTAGGTAAGCAACCTTACGAAACGGCTTCCGATTATTGTAAACGAGTTCATCATGAGTTGTGGTATATCGATGATAGTTTTGATGATGTAACAAAGATTTTTGAGAAGGCTCGCTACAGTTCTGATAATATAACTGACGAAGAGGTAGACATACTTATCACTTATCTTCTATTTATTAAAGATAAGATAAACAAGCAGTACTTCTTAATTAAGCCGATAAAGTTCTGGTTGAAATATTAA
- a CDS encoding PIG-L family deacetylase, whose product MGSKKMKSLISVVLTVILAMGLFGGNVMAKEDQYKYLGVRGTTATLLDILQLQNSGNIMFIGAHPDDENNALLTYLNKGLHLKTSYLVGNWGEGGQNEIGDELYAGLGVIRSQELASARVIDGAKQLFFGASDFGYSVSTEETFSIWDREVLLGNIVRHIRTERPDVIFSHHRTGKGDHGQHMATGVMLEEAFTAAADPNRFPEQITEEGLQPWQVKKLYQAISSRDIEKGMTYDLELNLGEYSPILGMSYSELGALSRSMHRCQGMVRTPKKGESISRWMLSQTVVGQKNSGVMDGIDISLDKISDLLQDDDQYSTMKAEFDKLNIIIDTIINKYDPKNEAVIYEDLTTGIELVRSLKENAQASSVESVQKDYAIQYLEQKEEDFETVMKDVFAIAVDISLSDETVIPGQSFSATATVYNRGLGVLEDVNIHANLPEGWVIDDNTKAIGQLKAGQSGLIEFNITAGATAFTDAYDLSPLDIAASYSYNSQTMKVDSFNELKLVPALSVAVTPERAMLIASEEVQRNTLNVLVRNNYEGYVSGHVEFDLPTGWQLVSTDTNFEIDREDQETSVTIVIEVPADVSGDFNLTATVVANEQKFQQGYEIIEYPHIYTKHLYKPANYQLTIVDVKVADGIKVGYVDSGYDKVYESLEQMGVNVTLLTADDLATADLSVYDTIMLGVRAYKARPDLVTSNGRLLDYVEKGGNLVVQFNKTFEWQPEFAPYPIELSSTNINDENAEVTLLAPDHAVFNAPNQITDQDWDNWFQQRAEWTAESWDKENYTELMSAADPGQEDVPRDGTWLVAEYGEGTYMYTSIVWHLELDNLVPGAYRMIANILSLSEQ is encoded by the coding sequence ATGGGAAGTAAAAAAATGAAGTCTTTGATCAGTGTAGTACTAACAGTAATATTAGCAATGGGCTTATTTGGAGGTAACGTAATGGCAAAAGAAGATCAGTACAAATACTTAGGCGTAAGAGGAACTACAGCGACTCTGCTAGACATTCTGCAACTACAAAACAGTGGTAACATCATGTTTATTGGTGCTCATCCAGATGACGAAAACAACGCTTTACTGACTTACTTGAACAAAGGACTTCATTTGAAAACTTCTTATTTAGTAGGTAACTGGGGGGAAGGCGGACAAAACGAAATTGGTGATGAACTGTATGCTGGACTCGGTGTCATACGTTCGCAAGAGCTTGCTTCAGCTAGGGTAATTGATGGTGCAAAGCAATTATTTTTTGGCGCTTCTGACTTTGGTTATTCTGTTTCAACAGAAGAAACATTTAGTATTTGGGACAGGGAAGTTCTACTGGGAAATATAGTAAGACATATTAGAACCGAAAGACCAGATGTTATCTTCTCACACCATAGAACTGGAAAAGGTGATCATGGTCAACACATGGCTACTGGAGTTATGCTTGAAGAAGCTTTTACAGCAGCAGCTGATCCTAATCGTTTTCCAGAACAGATTACTGAAGAAGGGTTACAACCTTGGCAAGTTAAGAAACTTTATCAAGCGATAAGTTCTAGAGATATTGAAAAGGGGATGACCTATGACTTAGAACTTAACCTAGGTGAGTATTCGCCTATATTGGGCATGTCATACAGTGAATTAGGTGCCTTATCTCGTTCAATGCATCGATGCCAAGGCATGGTTAGAACACCCAAGAAAGGTGAAAGCATCTCTAGATGGATGTTGAGCCAAACAGTTGTAGGACAAAAAAATAGTGGTGTTATGGACGGTATTGATATCAGCTTGGACAAAATCAGCGATTTACTTCAAGATGATGATCAATATTCTACTATGAAAGCTGAATTTGATAAGCTTAACATAATAATCGATACCATTATTAATAAATATGACCCTAAGAATGAAGCGGTCATTTACGAGGATTTAACTACTGGAATCGAATTAGTTAGATCGTTAAAAGAGAATGCTCAAGCAAGTAGTGTAGAATCTGTGCAAAAAGATTATGCAATACAGTATTTAGAGCAAAAAGAAGAAGATTTCGAAACAGTTATGAAGGATGTTTTTGCAATTGCTGTAGATATAAGTTTATCAGATGAGACTGTTATACCAGGACAAAGCTTTAGTGCAACAGCAACGGTCTATAATAGAGGTCTGGGAGTCTTAGAAGATGTTAATATTCATGCTAACCTTCCAGAAGGCTGGGTAATAGATGACAACACTAAAGCCATTGGTCAACTCAAGGCTGGTCAGTCAGGGCTTATTGAATTTAACATAACAGCAGGAGCAACTGCTTTTACAGATGCCTATGATCTATCACCATTAGATATTGCCGCATCCTATTCATACAATAGCCAAACAATGAAAGTGGATAGCTTCAACGAATTAAAATTAGTTCCAGCTTTATCAGTGGCGGTAACACCTGAGAGAGCAATGTTAATAGCGTCCGAAGAAGTACAGAGGAACACGCTTAACGTACTTGTTCGTAACAATTATGAGGGATATGTAAGTGGTCATGTTGAATTTGATTTACCAACAGGATGGCAATTAGTAAGTACAGATACTAACTTTGAAATAGACAGAGAAGATCAAGAAACATCTGTAACAATAGTCATAGAAGTTCCAGCTGATGTCAGTGGTGATTTTAATCTCACAGCTACAGTGGTAGCTAATGAACAGAAATTCCAGCAGGGATATGAGATCATTGAATATCCTCATATCTACACCAAACATCTCTATAAACCAGCTAACTATCAATTAACGATAGTAGATGTAAAAGTTGCTGATGGTATCAAAGTAGGTTATGTGGATAGCGGTTATGATAAGGTTTATGAATCACTGGAGCAAATGGGTGTCAATGTAACCTTATTAACTGCAGATGATTTAGCTACTGCAGACTTAAGTGTCTATGATACGATTATGCTAGGGGTAAGGGCTTACAAAGCTAGACCTGATTTAGTAACGTCTAACGGACGATTACTTGATTATGTTGAAAAGGGTGGCAACTTGGTTGTGCAGTTTAATAAAACATTTGAATGGCAGCCAGAATTTGCGCCATACCCAATTGAATTAAGCAGTACCAATATCAATGATGAAAATGCAGAAGTTACTCTACTAGCACCGGATCATGCAGTTTTTAATGCTCCTAATCAAATAACTGACCAAGATTGGGATAACTGGTTCCAACAAAGAGCTGAGTGGACAGCTGAATCTTGGGATAAAGAGAATTATACGGAGTTAATGTCAGCAGCTGATCCTGGTCAAGAAGATGTACCAAGAGATGGCACTTGGTTAGTCGCTGAGTATGGTGAAGGAACCTATATGTATACATCAATTGTATGGCATTTAGAATTAGATAATCTTGTTCCAGGTGCCTATAGAATGATAGCCAATATTTTGAGCTTATCAGAGCAATAA
- a CDS encoding carbohydrate ABC transporter permease produces MKISEKITQFFKYVFLWIITLITLIPFLWIWMSSFKSNKEILTSALALPTEFSFEGYIDAFNTAPLLNYYMNSIIVVVTSTLLGVFLVGMAAYVIARFDFKFKNIIFVTLSVSLLLPITALIYPIYSVIRGLGLYDTRSGLILVNIGLGLPTTLYILRSYFLSIPKELEEAAYIDGSGFFRTYLSIMIPIAKPGFATAAVLQFILGWNEFLFALVITDSKRVRTVPLAINYFLSQFSFDYRALFAAIVIITIPSIIAFVALQEQVVDSLAAGSVKG; encoded by the coding sequence ATGAAAATATCAGAAAAAATAACTCAGTTTTTTAAATATGTTTTTTTATGGATCATTACACTAATTACATTGATTCCCTTCTTGTGGATATGGATGTCATCTTTTAAATCCAATAAGGAGATATTAACTTCTGCATTAGCGCTGCCTACAGAGTTTTCATTTGAAGGCTACATTGACGCTTTCAATACAGCGCCATTATTGAATTATTATATGAACAGTATTATCGTGGTAGTAACCTCCACTCTTTTAGGAGTGTTTCTAGTTGGGATGGCAGCTTATGTTATCGCACGTTTTGATTTCAAATTCAAAAATATTATTTTTGTCACACTATCAGTTTCTTTATTATTACCTATAACGGCATTGATTTATCCCATTTATTCAGTGATTAGAGGTTTAGGGTTATATGATACAAGAAGCGGTCTTATACTTGTGAATATTGGTTTAGGTTTACCTACGACTTTATATATTTTGAGGAGCTACTTCTTAAGTATTCCAAAAGAATTAGAGGAAGCTGCCTATATAGATGGTTCAGGATTTTTTAGAACTTATTTAAGCATTATGATTCCTATTGCAAAACCTGGTTTCGCTACAGCAGCGGTTTTACAATTCATATTAGGCTGGAATGAATTCTTATTTGCACTTGTTATTACTGATTCTAAGCGCGTTCGAACAGTACCCTTGGCTATTAATTATTTCTTATCCCAGTTCTCATTTGACTACAGAGCATTATTTGCTGCTATTGTAATTATTACGATTCCAAGTATTATTGCCTTTGTAGCCTTACAAGAACAGGTTGTGGATAGTTTAGCAGCTGGTTCTGTGAAAGGATAA
- a CDS encoding carbohydrate ABC transporter permease, translated as MDKKRNLYIAIFLMPAIIIFVIIYLIPVYNVITTSFLEWNLFVGDKTFIGLDNYINAFTNDSLFMASLKNTLIWVVLQGTFHVGLGTMVALFLADKPKMWKFMRVSYMLPNMISGAAFAIILLNIYNPEIGLINQFISFLGVENFQQNWFFDTSTAFFAVTMTWLPYAGLVAILVLAEIMSIPTSLYEAAAIAGATKFQQKLYVTLPLLKNIIGTCVLISATSMLKEFEHIYLTTNGGPGSTTLSLPLYLYKTALIENNYAYANTMGTILVIIGFLIIFVINKLFVLGHSDR; from the coding sequence ATGGATAAAAAAAGAAATTTATATATAGCAATTTTCTTAATGCCCGCCATTATTATATTCGTCATCATATATCTTATACCTGTCTATAATGTTATAACCACATCCTTCTTAGAATGGAATTTGTTTGTGGGTGATAAGACATTTATAGGTTTGGATAATTATATAAATGCATTTACGAATGATAGTCTCTTTATGGCTAGTCTAAAAAATACACTTATTTGGGTTGTCTTACAAGGAACATTTCATGTTGGGCTAGGTACAATGGTAGCATTGTTTCTAGCAGATAAACCAAAAATGTGGAAGTTTATGCGTGTTTCTTACATGCTTCCTAACATGATTTCTGGTGCAGCATTTGCAATTATTCTACTGAATATTTATAACCCAGAAATCGGTTTAATCAATCAGTTCATTAGTTTTCTAGGTGTTGAGAACTTTCAGCAAAACTGGTTCTTTGATACGTCAACAGCCTTCTTTGCTGTGACAATGACTTGGCTTCCTTATGCGGGTTTGGTAGCGATTTTAGTTCTTGCAGAAATAATGTCCATACCAACATCGTTGTATGAAGCAGCAGCCATTGCAGGCGCAACGAAGTTCCAACAAAAACTATATGTAACATTACCATTACTTAAAAATATTATAGGGACTTGTGTTCTTATTTCTGCTACAAGTATGCTAAAGGAATTTGAACACATTTACTTAACAACAAACGGTGGACCAGGATCTACCACATTAAGTTTACCATTGTATTTATATAAAACTGCTTTAATCGAGAATAATTACGCTTATGCTAATACAATGGGTACCATACTTGTTATCATTGGATTCTTAATTATCTTTGTTATTAATAAATTATTCGTTTTAGGTCATTCTGACAGATAA
- a CDS encoding ABC transporter substrate-binding protein, translating to MYNRLIKLTLVIALCCSVVLAGCSSTDKESNTDTSKGTTTTKSTDDKKSAEEPVSILFPTFQVGVNSSAPLLTENLRLFEEQYGDKINVQLEEIPGDQAYVDKMKILLSAGDLPDLVYAGGYNLLDLALAKDQVVDLTAYLEADPEWKESFTEDDLAFNSRDGKYYGVPEEKQPIGYFYNKELFAQVGIEGPAKTWDEFFEQCEVLLEAGIIPVSMDSADSGWVTNLWLNSMVATSGPEGLEFANAYYPKDFNNPAFIDGMSKIQMMYQKYTTVDAVGGKYEHAANNFLSGKTAMIANGPWMIADFNDSDKTEEGFADKVGSAIYPGNGLYDAPMYGYFVASKDEAKADATVEFLKFITDEEAQLRGLDMIGRIPASPSIELTDEIKAKYPLLAELIEASAAVEYRYPTTQSAWYPNVVDRFSSEAPALATGDITPEEFAERMTETAEKN from the coding sequence ATGTATAACCGTTTAATAAAATTAACTTTAGTTATTGCATTATGTTGTAGTGTGGTGCTAGCAGGGTGCAGTAGCACTGATAAGGAGTCAAACACTGATACTTCAAAAGGTACGACAACTACGAAATCAACTGATGATAAGAAATCAGCAGAAGAACCAGTTTCAATCTTATTTCCTACATTCCAAGTTGGGGTAAACTCAAGTGCTCCATTATTAACAGAAAATCTAAGATTATTCGAGGAGCAATACGGTGATAAGATTAATGTTCAGCTTGAAGAGATTCCTGGCGACCAAGCTTATGTAGATAAAATGAAAATTTTATTATCAGCTGGTGATTTACCAGATTTAGTTTATGCCGGGGGCTATAATTTATTAGATTTAGCTTTAGCAAAAGATCAAGTTGTTGACTTAACAGCTTATCTTGAAGCAGATCCAGAGTGGAAAGAATCTTTCACTGAAGATGACCTAGCATTTAACTCTCGTGATGGTAAATACTACGGTGTGCCAGAAGAGAAACAGCCTATTGGTTATTTCTACAACAAAGAATTATTTGCTCAAGTTGGTATAGAAGGACCTGCAAAAACATGGGATGAATTCTTTGAGCAATGCGAGGTATTATTAGAAGCAGGTATTATACCAGTATCAATGGATTCAGCAGATTCAGGTTGGGTTACAAACCTTTGGTTGAACTCAATGGTTGCTACTAGTGGTCCAGAAGGCTTAGAGTTTGCAAATGCTTACTATCCAAAAGACTTTAATAATCCAGCATTTATCGATGGTATGAGCAAAATTCAAATGATGTATCAAAAATACACAACAGTTGATGCTGTTGGTGGTAAATACGAACATGCTGCAAACAATTTCTTATCAGGAAAAACAGCTATGATCGCAAATGGTCCATGGATGATCGCAGACTTTAATGATTCTGATAAAACTGAAGAAGGTTTTGCAGATAAAGTTGGCTCAGCTATTTATCCTGGAAATGGACTTTATGATGCACCTATGTATGGTTATTTTGTAGCTTCAAAAGATGAAGCTAAAGCAGATGCAACAGTTGAATTCTTAAAATTCATTACCGATGAAGAAGCTCAATTAAGAGGATTAGATATGATCGGTAGAATTCCAGCATCACCATCTATTGAATTAACAGATGAAATCAAAGCTAAATATCCTTTATTAGCGGAATTAATTGAAGCATCAGCAGCTGTAGAATATCGTTATCCAACAACTCAATCTGCATGGTATCCGAATGTAGTTGATCGTTTTAGTTCAGAAGCTCCAGCTCTAGCAACAGGTGATATTACACCAGAAGAGTTTGCAGAAAGAATGACAGAAACAGCTGAGAAAAACTAG
- a CDS encoding response regulator transcription factor encodes MYRVMIVDDENKIRQGLTWLIDWTKLECEVVYSAKNGEDAIANLEEYQPQIILTDIRMPKVNGLELAKYIYEARLAIEVIVLTGYADFEYSRQAIKYNVRDFILKPTRHEELEKAIVKTIDYIQEREKVRGSKEKNLELVLYKMIHHITLDQKEKVIFNQLNQKGFQFYSCISVKVFLNTDETTSNEHYLFNYYRHIIRKCIKEVFKDMDHLVLFPGNDNVVIYLFDYDTCVSEHERKRCACCGVMMSIFETFEDIQVKMGISLNYKDIQYMAQAYEESMAAIESIFYDKEDVIFTFRGNHSSDRNLGQNKEIEEAFNVVGEVMASGDSDKIEEYIHEVLRLMKDERLNPEAYRHYAFIILEFLAKIDPENVSAKRLQVYKNCHVQITGAQTSDEINDSILGVFNSIKKSFTEGSKHRLVNEANDYISSHIDKNISLQDVAKSLHVNSSYLSRLYKKVTNKTLTFAITTNKVEFAKNLLITTDQKVYDIARAVGIEDAAYFSQLFRKHTGCNPSDYRSKGRIS; translated from the coding sequence ATGTATAGGGTCATGATTGTAGATGATGAAAATAAAATTAGACAGGGGTTAACATGGTTGATTGATTGGACTAAATTAGAATGTGAAGTGGTCTATAGTGCGAAGAACGGGGAGGATGCTATAGCAAATTTAGAAGAATATCAACCGCAGATTATTTTGACAGACATTAGAATGCCTAAGGTTAATGGGTTAGAGCTGGCAAAGTATATCTATGAAGCTAGATTAGCGATAGAAGTTATTGTATTAACGGGTTATGCTGATTTTGAATATTCTCGTCAAGCAATTAAATATAACGTTAGAGATTTTATCCTCAAACCTACTAGACATGAGGAATTGGAAAAAGCAATAGTAAAAACCATCGACTATATTCAAGAAAGAGAAAAAGTAAGGGGTTCTAAGGAAAAAAACTTGGAATTAGTCCTCTATAAAATGATTCATCATATAACATTGGATCAGAAAGAGAAAGTGATATTCAATCAATTGAATCAAAAAGGATTCCAATTTTACAGTTGCATCAGCGTCAAGGTATTTTTGAATACTGATGAAACAACGTCAAATGAGCATTATCTATTTAACTATTACAGACACATTATCAGAAAGTGCATTAAAGAGGTCTTTAAGGACATGGACCACTTAGTGCTTTTTCCTGGGAATGATAATGTTGTCATATACTTATTTGATTATGATACATGTGTAAGTGAGCATGAAAGAAAAAGATGTGCTTGCTGTGGAGTAATGATGAGTATTTTCGAGACCTTTGAAGATATTCAAGTGAAGATGGGGATTAGTCTTAACTATAAGGATATACAATATATGGCACAAGCATATGAAGAAAGTATGGCTGCTATTGAAAGTATTTTCTATGATAAGGAAGACGTTATCTTTACTTTCCGAGGAAATCATAGTTCAGATAGAAATCTTGGACAAAACAAGGAAATTGAAGAAGCTTTTAATGTTGTTGGCGAGGTCATGGCTAGTGGCGATAGTGATAAAATCGAGGAATACATTCACGAAGTTTTAAGATTAATGAAGGACGAGCGTCTAAATCCAGAGGCTTATAGGCATTACGCCTTTATTATTCTGGAGTTTTTAGCTAAGATTGATCCAGAGAATGTGTCAGCTAAGCGTTTGCAAGTCTATAAAAATTGTCATGTACAAATTACTGGAGCTCAGACTTCAGATGAAATTAATGATTCTATCTTAGGAGTGTTTAACTCTATTAAAAAGAGCTTTACAGAAGGGTCTAAGCACCGCTTAGTTAATGAAGCTAATGATTATATCAGCAGTCATATAGACAAAAACATCAGTTTGCAAGATGTAGCAAAAAGTTTACATGTGAATAGTAGTTATTTAAGTCGTTTATATAAAAAAGTGACTAACAAAACTTTAACCTTTGCTATTACAACAAACAAAGTTGAATTTGCCAAAAATCTCTTGATCACAACAGATCAAAAGGTCTATGATATAGCCCGTGCTGTTGGAATAGAGGATGCAGCTTATTTTTCTCAACTATTTAGGAAGCATACCGGCTGTAATCCTTCAGATTATCGAAGCAAAGGAAGAATATCATAA